In a genomic window of Gloeocapsopsis dulcis:
- the hisG gene encoding ATP phosphoribosyltransferase, whose product MITVALPKGALLKDSISLLQSVGLDFSAFLDSGNRQLQIQDPTGKAQALLVRTHDVPVYVEYGQAQLGIAGYDVLREKKPQVAHLIDLGYGRCRMSVAVKASSPYRSAIELPTNSRVASKFVHCAREYFDSIDLPVEIVPLYGSVELGPITGMSEAIVDLVSTGRTLRENGLIEIETLYQSTARLIAHPLSYRLNTDNLSEVIEKIRSATLAAV is encoded by the coding sequence ATGATTACTGTTGCGTTGCCGAAAGGCGCTCTTTTGAAAGATAGCATTAGCTTGTTGCAATCTGTAGGATTAGATTTTAGTGCCTTTTTGGATTCTGGTAATCGGCAATTGCAAATTCAAGATCCGACAGGAAAAGCGCAAGCATTACTGGTGCGAACGCATGATGTTCCTGTGTATGTAGAATATGGTCAAGCACAGTTGGGAATTGCAGGTTACGACGTCCTACGGGAAAAAAAACCTCAAGTTGCACATTTAATTGATTTAGGATATGGTCGCTGTCGGATGTCGGTAGCAGTGAAAGCATCGAGTCCGTATCGTTCGGCGATAGAGTTACCAACCAACAGTCGAGTTGCGTCTAAGTTTGTGCATTGCGCGCGCGAATACTTTGATAGTATTGATTTACCTGTCGAAATTGTGCCTTTATACGGTTCAGTAGAATTAGGACCAATAACAGGAATGTCCGAGGCAATTGTTGATTTAGTTTCTACTGGGCGAACTTTACGCGAGAATGGCTTAATCGAGATTGAAACGCTGTATCAGAGTACTGCGCGACTAATTGCGCATCCGTTAAGTTATCGGCTAAATACAGATAATTTGAGTGAAGTCATAGAAAAGATCCGTTCTGCAACTTTAGCCGCAGTTTAA
- the rppA gene encoding two-component system response regulator RppA, whose amino-acid sequence MRILLVDDEVELTDPLSRVLSREGYSVDAAYDGATGSELAAQKSYDLLILDWMLPFKTGLEICQEARRSGQTTPVLFLTAKDTVDDRVQGLDAGADDYLVKPFELRELLARVRALLRRSGTEVTTSTTQKLQVADLELDCENQLAYRQERMIELSEKESQLLEYFMRNTGHLLTHTQIQQHLWGDGEPPSSNVLAALIRLLRRKVEAPGETPLIHTVYGKGYRFGENN is encoded by the coding sequence ATGCGAATTCTCTTAGTTGACGACGAAGTTGAACTTACCGATCCTTTAAGCCGCGTTCTGAGCCGCGAAGGTTATAGTGTTGATGCTGCTTATGATGGTGCAACTGGTAGTGAATTAGCAGCACAAAAAAGCTACGACCTACTAATTTTAGACTGGATGCTACCATTTAAGACTGGTTTAGAAATTTGTCAGGAGGCGCGGCGTAGTGGACAAACAACACCTGTGCTTTTTCTAACAGCTAAAGATACCGTAGACGATCGCGTTCAAGGTTTGGATGCAGGTGCGGATGATTATCTCGTTAAACCATTTGAATTACGCGAGTTACTCGCAAGAGTCCGTGCTTTGTTACGGCGATCGGGTACTGAGGTGACAACATCGACAACGCAAAAGCTGCAAGTTGCTGATTTAGAACTTGATTGCGAAAATCAGCTAGCGTATCGTCAAGAACGGATGATTGAACTATCGGAAAAAGAGAGTCAGCTACTCGAATATTTTATGCGTAATACTGGACATTTGCTAACGCATACACAAATTCAACAACATTTATGGGGGGATGGCGAACCGCCGAGTAGTAACGTGTTAGCGGCTTTAATTCGCTTGTTACGTCGTAAAGTTGAAGCACCAGGAGAAACGCCACTGATTCACACCGTTTATGGCAAAGGTTATCGCTTTGGTGAAAATAACTGA
- a CDS encoding GNAT family N-acetyltransferase: MNLLDVEISTTRLLLKPISMEYKKNIFSEFTQEITTYMYPCTAQDISETETFINDSISEMADGWGLVLVILKRNCQEFLGCAGLHRIDRKNPELGIWLKKIAHGNKYGLETVTAIKNWADKNLEYKYLRYPVDKANIASRKIPEALGGKIVDEYYKINMSGKSLDIVEYRINRAKKSGNPITLNWIQLFSPKR, from the coding sequence ATGAATTTACTTGATGTAGAGATATCTACAACTAGATTATTGTTAAAACCTATTTCAATGGAATACAAAAAAAATATTTTTTCAGAGTTTACGCAAGAAATTACTACTTATATGTATCCATGTACAGCTCAGGATATTTCAGAAACAGAAACCTTTATTAATGACTCAATCAGCGAAATGGCAGATGGTTGGGGTTTGGTACTTGTTATTTTGAAAAGAAACTGCCAAGAGTTTTTAGGTTGTGCTGGTCTTCATCGTATAGACCGGAAAAATCCAGAATTAGGAATTTGGCTCAAAAAAATAGCACACGGTAATAAATATGGATTGGAGACAGTTACAGCTATTAAGAACTGGGCTGACAAAAACTTAGAGTATAAATATTTACGTTATCCAGTTGACAAAGCAAATATTGCTAGTAGAAAGATTCCTGAAGCATTGGGAGGAAAGATTGTTGATGAATACTACAAAATAAATATGAGTGGCAAATCTCTAGACATTGTAGAATACAGAATTAATAGAGCAAAAAAAAGTGGAAATCCAATCACGTTAAACTGGATTCAGTTATTTTCACCAAAGCGATAA
- a CDS encoding 1-acyl-sn-glycerol-3-phosphate acyltransferase, with the protein MYSFNSYKFTWFDWFCLWYPPGWLILFNRHWQHYHADPDGWNWLEYILFLIPCGFYLALFIRWLRLGCRFPRNQEQLFDPKYQQAFRNEILNPIVKFYFRAELKQTENLPDAPLLVAMNHAGMCFPWDFLVLGYLLAENRDWTVQPLAGVALFDHLWMRWWLPFGWAQVLGGVKAERDEFEAALAQQTVLLYAPEGLRGPGKGWYKRYQLETFDSSFIQLSDRYNIPILPVACLGNEYLHPWAINLKNLAKKIYLPFLPLSPLIPLFALFPSMGVWAARHRLQYFIQPVYKTEFKAEFNSSRKMRSLTYQEAQSLRDKMQTLINQLLTDRN; encoded by the coding sequence ATGTATTCGTTTAACTCCTACAAATTCACATGGTTTGACTGGTTCTGTTTGTGGTATCCTCCAGGGTGGTTAATTCTATTTAACCGCCACTGGCAACATTATCACGCCGATCCTGATGGCTGGAATTGGCTAGAGTATATTTTATTCCTCATCCCCTGCGGCTTTTATTTGGCTTTGTTTATCCGCTGGTTACGCCTGGGTTGTCGCTTCCCTAGAAATCAAGAACAATTGTTCGATCCTAAATATCAGCAAGCATTTCGGAATGAGATTCTCAATCCTATAGTTAAGTTCTACTTTCGTGCCGAATTAAAACAAACAGAGAATTTACCAGATGCACCGTTACTTGTTGCAATGAATCATGCGGGAATGTGCTTTCCGTGGGACTTTCTTGTACTCGGCTACCTTTTAGCAGAAAACCGTGATTGGACTGTACAACCACTCGCGGGTGTAGCATTATTCGATCATCTTTGGATGAGATGGTGGCTACCCTTTGGATGGGCGCAGGTTTTAGGTGGAGTCAAAGCAGAACGTGACGAGTTTGAGGCGGCATTAGCGCAACAAACAGTTTTATTATATGCTCCCGAAGGCTTACGCGGTCCTGGGAAAGGATGGTATAAAAGATATCAATTAGAAACATTTGATTCAAGTTTTATTCAATTGAGCGATCGCTATAATATTCCGATTCTGCCAGTCGCTTGCCTTGGTAACGAATATTTACATCCTTGGGCAATCAATCTCAAAAATTTGGCTAAGAAAATTTATCTGCCCTTCTTACCACTTTCTCCTTTAATCCCTCTGTTTGCTCTTTTTCCTTCAATGGGTGTTTGGGCAGCACGACATCGCTTACAATACTTCATTCAACCTGTGTATAAAACTGAGTTTAAAGCCGAATTTAATAGTTCGAGAAAAATGCGATCGCTTACTTATCAAGAAGCACAATCTTTGCGTGATAAAATGCAAACCTTAATTAACCAACTCCTCACCGATCGTAATTGA
- the arsC gene encoding arsenate reductase, glutathione/glutaredoxin type translates to MKKVMFVCKKNSRRSQMAEGFARILGEGKIAVTSSGLEASAVDPTTVEVMSEVGIDISNQTSKPLSDFNPEDYNAVISLCGCGVNLPEAWVLREVFQDWQLDDPEGESVDKFREVREQVKERVEKLIHSLT, encoded by the coding sequence ATGAAAAAAGTCATGTTTGTTTGTAAGAAAAACTCGCGCCGTTCCCAAATGGCAGAAGGTTTTGCGCGTATACTTGGAGAAGGTAAAATCGCAGTTACAAGTTCTGGCTTAGAAGCCAGTGCAGTCGATCCAACAACCGTAGAAGTTATGTCAGAAGTTGGCATCGATATTAGCAATCAAACATCCAAACCTTTAAGCGATTTCAATCCAGAAGATTATAATGCAGTCATTTCTTTATGTGGCTGTGGCGTTAACTTACCCGAAGCATGGGTACTGCGCGAAGTCTTCCAAGATTGGCAACTCGACGATCCTGAAGGCGAATCAGTAGATAAATTCCGCGAAGTGCGCGAACAAGTTAAAGAAAGAGTTGAAAAACTAATTCACTCTCTCACCTAA
- the arsH gene encoding arsenical resistance protein ArsH, translated as MTFSHKPRILFLYGSLRERSYSRLLAEEAARIIEEFGAEVRFFDPRELPVHSSVPDTHHKVQELRELSLWSEGQVWSSPEMHGNISGIIKNQIDWIPLSLGAVRPTQGRTLAVMQVSGGSQSFNAVNTLRILGRWMRMFTIPNQSSVAKAYQEFNEDGTMKDSPYRDRVVDVMEELYKFTLLLRDKVDYLTDRYSERKEKAAKEVIQIANSALEVKTHNQ; from the coding sequence ATGACATTTAGCCATAAACCACGCATTTTGTTTTTGTATGGTTCTTTAAGAGAACGTTCTTACAGTCGTTTGTTAGCAGAAGAAGCCGCAAGAATCATTGAGGAATTTGGTGCAGAAGTGCGGTTTTTCGATCCGCGTGAGCTACCTGTTCATAGCAGCGTACCGGATACACATCATAAGGTACAAGAACTGCGAGAATTAAGTTTATGGTCAGAAGGACAAGTTTGGTCGAGTCCTGAAATGCACGGTAACATTTCTGGCATTATCAAGAATCAAATTGACTGGATTCCTCTTAGTTTAGGTGCAGTTAGACCAACGCAGGGTAGAACTTTAGCTGTAATGCAAGTTAGCGGTGGTTCGCAGTCGTTTAATGCAGTCAATACATTGCGAATCTTAGGGCGATGGATGCGGATGTTTACAATTCCCAATCAGTCTTCGGTTGCAAAAGCGTATCAAGAGTTTAATGAAGACGGGACGATGAAAGATTCGCCGTATCGCGATCGCGTTGTTGACGTGATGGAGGAACTGTATAAATTCACACTGCTACTCCGTGACAAAGTTGACTATCTCACTGATCGCTACAGCGAACGCAAAGAAAAAGCCGCCAAAGAAGTTATTCAAATCGCCAATAGTGCTTTAGAAGTAAAAACACACAATCAATAA
- the arsB gene encoding ACR3 family arsenite efflux transporter — protein sequence MSTKNPQANRVAVKAGSNLSFFEKYLTVWVFLCIFAGILLGRLFPGVAVTLDAMSIYQVSIPIATCLFFMMYPIMVKIDFTQAKNAIRAPKPVILTLVVNWLIKPFTMVAFAQFFLGWLFRNFLTGTELIRGVEVTLANSYIAGTILLGIAPCTAMVLMWGYLSYSNQGHTLVMVAVNSLAMLFLYAPLGRWLLAANDLTVPWQTIVLSVLIYVGLPLIAGMYTRYWIFKHKGREWFERRFLKYLNPVAITALLVTLVLLFSFKGDLIVSNPLHILLIAIPLFIQTNFIFLITYVAALKMKLSYEDAAPAALIGASNHFEVAIATAVTLFGLNSGAALATVVGVLIEVPVMLMLVEVCKRTAAWFPREPEKATLRDPRCVSAYK from the coding sequence ATGAGTACAAAGAATCCTCAAGCAAATCGAGTTGCTGTCAAAGCTGGTAGTAATCTAAGTTTTTTTGAAAAATACCTTACTGTTTGGGTATTCTTGTGTATTTTTGCAGGAATTTTACTTGGTAGATTATTCCCTGGAGTTGCGGTTACATTAGATGCGATGAGTATCTATCAAGTGTCAATTCCGATCGCGACATGTCTCTTTTTTATGATGTATCCGATTATGGTAAAAATTGACTTTACCCAAGCCAAAAATGCTATCCGTGCCCCAAAACCTGTCATTCTTACTTTAGTCGTGAACTGGTTAATTAAGCCGTTCACAATGGTAGCTTTTGCTCAGTTTTTTCTAGGTTGGTTATTTCGTAATTTTCTCACAGGCACAGAACTGATTCGCGGCGTTGAAGTTACCCTAGCAAATTCTTACATTGCTGGAACAATTCTCTTAGGTATTGCTCCTTGTACAGCAATGGTGCTGATGTGGGGATACTTGTCCTACAGCAATCAGGGGCATACCTTAGTCATGGTAGCAGTAAACTCGCTAGCAATGCTGTTTTTATACGCACCTTTAGGGCGATGGTTACTGGCAGCAAATGATTTAACTGTACCTTGGCAAACAATTGTATTATCAGTGTTGATTTACGTAGGCTTACCTTTGATTGCAGGAATGTACACCCGCTACTGGATTTTTAAACATAAAGGTAGAGAGTGGTTTGAGCGTAGGTTTCTGAAATATTTGAATCCTGTTGCGATTACTGCATTACTCGTTACTTTGGTGCTGTTATTTTCCTTTAAAGGCGATCTCATTGTTAGTAATCCCCTGCACATTTTGTTAATTGCGATTCCACTATTTATTCAGACAAATTTCATTTTCTTAATTACGTACGTTGCAGCGCTGAAAATGAAACTATCTTACGAAGATGCTGCACCAGCGGCATTAATTGGTGCGAGTAATCACTTTGAAGTTGCGATCGCCACAGCAGTCACACTTTTCGGTTTAAATTCAGGTGCAGCCCTCGCTACTGTGGTGGGCGTATTGATTGAAGTACCTGTGATGTTGATGTTAGTTGAAGTGTGTAAGCGTACGGCAGCTTGGTTTCCACGAGAACCAGAAAAAGCAACGTTAAGAGATCCTCGTTGTGTTAGTGCTTATAAGTAA
- a CDS encoding PstS family phosphate ABC transporter substrate-binding protein — protein MNVTLKELAIALGTLALTACTTTPNSSTQQSPQLTAATNTADTSVRIDGSSTVYPITQAVAKEFQSTQGNQAQISVNFSGTRGGFEKFCAGETDVTGASRPILTAEMEACNKNSVRYIELPVAFDALTVAVHPQNNWAQDITVAELKRMWEPAAEGKITRWNQVRASWPDRPLKLYGTGRQSGTFDYFTEAVVGETRASRNDYIASEDDNVLVEGISKDPDALGYFGFSYLEENQNKLKALAVDNGEGAVIPSRQTVENNEYQPLSRPLFIYVNAQYAQKKPAVKDFVDFYNKQAPTLVSSVGYVPLPEEAYDLNGRHFYTGKVGTVFEGEAELNITISELLRRQAKF, from the coding sequence ATGAACGTTACGCTCAAAGAATTAGCGATCGCGCTTGGGACGTTGGCTTTAACAGCTTGCACAACGACACCCAACTCCTCAACACAGCAGTCACCACAGCTAACCGCAGCAACAAACACCGCAGATACATCAGTCAGAATTGATGGATCGAGTACGGTTTATCCAATTACACAAGCTGTAGCAAAAGAGTTTCAATCGACTCAAGGTAATCAAGCACAAATTTCAGTTAACTTCTCAGGAACAAGGGGCGGGTTTGAAAAGTTCTGCGCTGGAGAAACCGATGTCACTGGCGCTTCACGTCCAATACTTACTGCGGAAATGGAAGCCTGCAATAAAAATTCTGTAAGATACATTGAGCTTCCTGTTGCTTTTGACGCCCTAACAGTTGCCGTACATCCCCAGAATAATTGGGCGCAAGACATTACTGTTGCTGAGTTAAAAAGAATGTGGGAACCAGCGGCGGAAGGTAAGATTACTCGCTGGAATCAAGTACGCGCTTCATGGCCCGATCGCCCATTAAAATTGTATGGTACTGGTAGACAGTCAGGTACGTTTGATTATTTTACTGAAGCGGTAGTGGGTGAAACAAGAGCTAGCCGCAACGACTATATAGCAAGTGAAGACGATAATGTTTTAGTTGAAGGAATCAGCAAAGATCCTGATGCTTTAGGTTACTTTGGTTTTTCGTACTTAGAAGAAAATCAAAACAAATTAAAAGCTTTAGCAGTCGATAACGGCGAAGGTGCAGTAATACCCTCACGCCAAACTGTAGAAAATAACGAATATCAACCACTGTCGCGTCCTTTATTCATCTACGTTAATGCACAGTACGCGCAGAAGAAACCCGCTGTCAAAGATTTTGTAGATTTCTACAACAAACAAGCACCAACGCTAGTCAGTTCAGTAGGTTATGTACCCTTACCCGAAGAAGCTTACGACTTAAACGGAAGACATTTCTACACCGGAAAAGTCGGAACAGTGTTTGAGGGAGAAGCAGAACTCAACATCACAATTAGCGAATTATTACGCAGACAAGCGAAATTTTAG
- a CDS encoding ArsR/SmtB family transcription factor encodes MQVTSRTSSDSVVLGFHALSDSLRVNVIELLRDRELCVCELCDVLGVTQSKLSFHLKTLKEAGLVRSRQEGRWIYYSLNLPQFVILEQYLAEFRRFSAIMPSRSCQE; translated from the coding sequence ATGCAAGTTACATCTCGAACAAGTTCAGATTCAGTTGTTTTAGGCTTTCATGCCCTATCCGATTCACTGCGCGTTAATGTGATAGAACTCCTGCGCGATCGCGAATTGTGTGTTTGCGAATTGTGTGATGTTTTAGGCGTTACACAGTCGAAACTCTCTTTTCACCTCAAAACTTTGAAAGAGGCGGGTTTAGTGCGATCGCGTCAGGAAGGACGCTGGATCTACTACAGCTTAAATCTACCTCAATTTGTCATTTTAGAGCAGTATTTAGCAGAATTCCGGCGTTTTAGTGCTATTATGCCGAGTCGTTCATGTCAAGAATAG
- a CDS encoding GNAT family N-acetyltransferase, whose translation MGGLVVDENYHGSGIGRQLLLQIEQWASQQGCESVYLRSNIIRKQAHVFYEKMGYSYIKTSLAFHKHL comes from the coding sequence ATTGGTGGTTTAGTCGTTGATGAGAACTATCATGGTAGTGGTATCGGTCGGCAATTGTTGTTACAAATAGAACAGTGGGCAAGTCAGCAAGGGTGCGAAAGTGTGTATCTCCGCTCAAATATCATCCGCAAGCAGGCACACGTTTTCTATGAAAAGATGGGCTACAGCTACATCAAAACTTCCCTCGCCTTTCACAAGCATCTATAA
- a CDS encoding efflux RND transporter permease subunit has translation MFTDFFIKRPVFAIVCALVILIIGLISIPALPVEQYPDISPVQITVTANYVGASAQVVEDTVTTVLERQINGVEGMRYMNSTSSNDGTSTIVVTFEQGYNIDVAASDVQNRVLQMQSQLPEVVQQTGISVSKQSSGIVLAMAIYSEDDRYDDIFISNYVDLYVLDPLRRIEGVGNILAFGERRYAMRVWLDPNRLASRNLTAQDVINALNQQNVQLGIGSIGQPPIPDDQLYQIDLQTIGRLRDANDFEDIVLKAGTDGTLVKLKDVGEVELGAENYSSFASYKGHTSVGYQVIQIPGSNALNIAKAVKAEMQRLAENFPAGLIYDIPYDSSLFVEASFKEVVVTLFQAVLLVVLVIFIFLQDWRTTIIPAITIPISLIGTFAFVKTFGFSLNSLTLFGLTLATGMVVDDAIVIVEDIARLIQEKGLSPFRAAIEAMHELFGAVIATSLVLMAVFIPVGFFPGTTGQLYKQFALTIAFAIAISTFNALTLTPALSALLLRQQPQLRGWLGWSFNHINGFLNWLRCAYDRALRFIIRFKGAVIILFIVSLGLTGWLYLRVPQAFLPDEDQGYFINLIQGPDGTSLNYTKQIVEQAEQQLLDVPEIRATFAVGGVGFSGNAPNRGFMFAPLQPWNERTNPEQTVSGILDRVRGPLMAIPQAPVLAVNPPTIQSLGSVGGFVFQLQDRSDRTTSDISTLDQIKGELLNRANQTPGLQAVFSTYTANAPQLLLEVDRDRAEALQVSVDEIYSTLQTYIGSRYVNDFNAFGRTYRVYIQADQQFRSNPEHIGQLYVRSRQGKMISLRNLVTITQITGPQTINHYNLYRSIEINGAAAPGFSSGQAIQAMERLAAEVLPPNMGFEWSGISLEELESGGQAPIIFGLGVFFVFLVLAAQYNNFVDPLIIMLSVPLAVLGALFAQSLRGLYNDVYCQVGLVMLIGLASKNSILIVEFANQLRNQGLSITKAAVQASQERLRPILMTAISTLLGIYPLVVATGAGSASRQSLGTAVFGGMLISTFLSLFVVPILYIIISRIRYRLAESLNFSD, from the coding sequence ATGTTTACGGACTTCTTCATCAAGCGACCTGTCTTTGCCATTGTTTGTGCGCTCGTTATTTTAATCATTGGGCTAATTAGTATTCCCGCTTTGCCTGTAGAACAGTATCCTGACATCAGTCCAGTCCAAATCACTGTAACGGCAAACTACGTCGGTGCCAGTGCTCAGGTAGTGGAAGATACCGTGACAACGGTATTAGAGCGGCAGATTAACGGAGTCGAAGGCATGAGATACATGAATTCGACTAGCAGTAATGATGGCACAAGTACGATCGTTGTTACATTTGAGCAAGGCTACAACATTGATGTAGCTGCCTCAGATGTGCAGAACCGAGTTTTGCAAATGCAATCTCAATTGCCAGAAGTGGTGCAACAAACAGGCATCTCTGTCTCAAAGCAATCCAGTGGAATTGTTTTGGCAATGGCAATCTATAGTGAAGACGATCGCTATGATGACATTTTTATTAGCAATTATGTCGATCTTTACGTATTAGATCCGCTCCGACGCATCGAGGGCGTTGGCAACATTCTTGCTTTTGGCGAACGTCGTTATGCTATGCGGGTTTGGCTAGACCCTAATCGACTTGCCAGCCGTAACCTTACTGCTCAAGACGTAATTAATGCCCTCAATCAGCAAAATGTGCAGCTAGGGATTGGTAGTATTGGGCAACCGCCTATACCTGACGATCAACTATATCAAATTGACTTGCAGACAATCGGTAGACTTAGAGACGCAAACGATTTTGAGGATATTGTTCTTAAAGCAGGAACCGATGGCACTCTAGTGAAATTAAAAGATGTGGGTGAAGTTGAGTTGGGAGCTGAAAATTATAGCTCGTTTGCTAGCTATAAAGGTCATACTTCAGTTGGCTATCAGGTGATTCAGATTCCAGGCAGCAACGCTTTGAATATTGCAAAAGCCGTTAAAGCTGAAATGCAACGGTTGGCAGAGAACTTTCCTGCTGGCTTGATCTATGACATTCCCTATGACTCTTCATTGTTTGTAGAGGCATCTTTCAAGGAAGTGGTCGTCACTCTATTTCAAGCAGTATTATTAGTCGTGCTGGTGATTTTTATCTTTTTGCAGGACTGGCGTACCACTATCATTCCAGCAATCACGATTCCTATCTCTTTGATTGGTACCTTTGCGTTCGTCAAGACGTTTGGCTTTTCACTCAATAGCCTGACGCTGTTTGGTCTTACATTGGCAACCGGAATGGTCGTTGATGATGCGATCGTTATCGTAGAAGATATTGCTCGCTTAATTCAAGAAAAAGGTTTGAGTCCCTTTCGGGCAGCGATTGAAGCCATGCACGAACTCTTTGGTGCTGTAATTGCCACATCATTAGTTCTTATGGCAGTGTTTATTCCGGTTGGTTTCTTTCCTGGAACCACCGGACAACTCTACAAACAGTTTGCCCTGACGATTGCTTTTGCAATCGCCATTTCTACCTTTAATGCGCTGACATTGACTCCAGCGCTCTCTGCACTGTTGCTGCGCCAACAGCCTCAACTACGGGGCTGGTTAGGTTGGAGCTTCAACCACATCAATGGTTTTCTCAATTGGCTGCGTTGCGCTTACGATCGCGCCCTTCGTTTTATCATTCGGTTCAAGGGAGCCGTGATCATTCTGTTTATTGTATCCTTAGGCCTAACGGGTTGGCTTTATCTGCGCGTACCGCAAGCATTTCTACCTGATGAAGACCAGGGATATTTCATCAATTTGATTCAAGGACCCGATGGTACTTCCTTAAATTATACAAAGCAGATTGTGGAACAAGCCGAACAACAATTACTTGATGTACCTGAAATCCGAGCAACCTTCGCTGTTGGTGGAGTTGGATTTAGTGGTAATGCGCCCAATCGAGGATTTATGTTTGCGCCCCTTCAGCCTTGGAATGAGCGAACAAATCCGGAGCAGACCGTATCCGGCATTCTCGATCGAGTACGAGGACCTCTCATGGCAATTCCACAAGCCCCTGTGCTTGCGGTAAATCCACCGACGATTCAAAGTCTGGGCAGTGTAGGTGGTTTTGTATTTCAACTACAAGATCGAAGCGATCGCACTACCAGCGACATTAGCACTCTCGATCAAATAAAGGGTGAATTACTCAATCGTGCAAATCAGACCCCAGGATTGCAAGCTGTTTTTAGTACCTATACTGCAAACGCGCCACAACTGTTGCTTGAAGTCGATCGCGATAGAGCGGAGGCATTGCAAGTTTCGGTTGATGAAATTTATAGTACCCTGCAAACCTACATTGGTTCACGTTATGTGAATGATTTCAATGCGTTTGGTCGCACGTATCGCGTTTACATTCAGGCGGATCAACAATTTCGCTCCAATCCAGAACATATTGGTCAGTTGTACGTGCGTTCTAGACAGGGCAAAATGATTTCTTTACGTAATCTCGTGACCATTACTCAAATAACGGGTCCGCAAACCATTAATCACTATAATCTGTATCGATCGATTGAAATTAACGGTGCAGCCGCGCCTGGCTTCAGTTCTGGACAAGCCATTCAAGCAATGGAAAGATTAGCGGCTGAGGTATTACCTCCCAACATGGGATTTGAGTGGTCAGGGATTTCTCTGGAAGAATTAGAATCCGGAGGGCAAGCCCCAATCATTTTTGGATTAGGTGTCTTCTTTGTATTTCTAGTACTGGCGGCTCAGTACAACAACTTTGTTGATCCACTCATTATCATGTTATCCGTTCCATTAGCAGTTCTAGGAGCGTTGTTTGCCCAATCCTTGCGTGGGTTGTACAACGATGTATATTGTCAGGTTGGTCTTGTCATGTTGATTGGTTTAGCCAGTAAGAATTCAATTTTGATCGTAGAATTTGCGAATCAACTGCGTAACCAGGGACTTTCAATTACTAAAGCAGCCGTACAAGCTTCACAGGAGCGATTACGCCCAATTCTAATGACAGCAATCTCCACCTTACTAGGCATTTATCCATTGGTTGTAGCAACTGGAGCCGGATCAGCTAGCCGCCAGTCTTTAGGAACCGCAGTTTTCGGTGGAATGTTGATTTCAACGTTTCTCAGCCTGTTCGTGGTGCCGATTCTGTATATTATCATCAGTAGAATTCGTTATCGATTGGCAGAATCCCTAAACTTTTCAGATTGA